CTACCCTGAGCTGGGGCAGTGACCCGTGATCCTAGCTGCTGGCATTGACCATGTGAATGATGGCCCTTTGCCAGCTAgcacctcccccctcctccctaaACTCTCAGAGGTCTGTCTCTTTACTCCTAggcccccctccccactgcaaGCTCACCCCATCCCTGGACAGGGGCAgtgggagagggggtggagaacgACTGAGTGACCTTGACCAGGCCTTGATGCAGCCCCCGGGCCAGCCTGCCCAGCAGGAGGGATCACTGCCTTTTAAAACAAGGGTCTTCCTGCCCGGGGTCTAGGAAGCAGCCAGatgacaccccccaccccactcctggcCTAGCCGAAGTCCCGTGGTTTTGGAGTTCTGTGGAACCCCAGGCATCAGCCCGGATGCCAGCACTGCCGTCATTCTCACGCTGCCCCCATGCACGTGATGACGAGCAGGGAACTGGGAACGCCTCTGTTGCCCAAGAAGGCACAAGACTGAATgagcagaaagggaaggaagtggCCGTGGCTGTGGCTGTCGAGGATGCCCGCACCTGCCCCAGACCCGGGAGGCTGACTCCAGGGCTGGAGCAGCTGTTGCAGGTGCCGTCTGGGCACGTGAGGGTGAGGGGGCCAGCGGCCTCACGCCCTGGGGGAGGCATCTTCTCGGGGGGCCAGAGCCCCCTAGGTGCAGTGGGCTGAGTTAGGGCCTCGGGGTCCCGGCTCCGCTGTTTACCCTCAGCGGCATGGCTTTGGATGGGTTGCccttcccttggcttctgtgTAGTCACCTGTGAAATGACTGGATAACAGTACTCGccttggggtgggggcgggagcgGGGGGACCCCCCTGGGCAGGGGCAGGCTGTTGTTGGAACCCCACTGGGTACGTCTCGTTCACACCCAGCCATGGCTGGTGGGGTGAGGACGGGGGTGCTGGGGGCAGTGCCTGCCACCCCGATAGTAACCCCCGGCCCTCCAGCTGTCGTCCTGTTAAATTCTGGGCTGGAGGTCTCTGTGGCCACCGACCTTTGCCTCATCTAGGGAGCAGGAAGTGGCACGGGGCGTCCCCCTGCCACACAGCCAGGCAGGCCCCGACACCCCCGCCCGGTGGCCGGGCGCTGTCTTTGCAGAGCTCCACGCAGGAGATTGGCGAGGAGCTGGTCAACGGCGTCATCTACTCCATCTCCCTGCGCAAGGTTCAGGTGCACCACGGCGCCAACAAGGGCCAGCGCTGGCTCGGGGTGAGTGTGGATGGGGGGTCTCCGTGCCCAGAACCCCGACAAGGCCTGGGATGCAGGGGCCACCCTGGCCACTCCACTGGGCTCCCTCCCAGGGCTTTCCTGCCTGGggggcccccagccctgctcccaaaGGAATCTGGGCCCTCAGCCCTCCCCTACTgtccagccctgggctgggccaaGTGCATAGTTCTCTGTTCACTTATTTGTATGAACATCAAAAAAAGACACTTCCATACTATTTCCACTTCATCTTAGGCTGGGATTACTTATGCATTTTGCCCCAGTATTTCTTGTTTTAACGACTGTCCTTCCACACCTTCGCCAAGGCTTTCATCACCTTACTTagtagggcttttttttttttttttttaaacccaaaaaGGACTCAGCCTACTATATATGGTTCTCTGCAACTTGCCGTCACGGAACACAACTCCATGACCCCTCCAGGTCATAGCGGGGGCCTGACAAATACGTAACATTTCAGAAGGGAGGCTGGTTCGCAACCATAACTCAGCCTTCACTGCCGTGAACCTTGACGGGATTCCCTTCTGCAGCCATTTCCACAGTGCCGCCCCGAATAGCCTCTGGGTCCTAACATACCGTGCCTTTCCACCCCAggctgagcctctgttttctcatctctagaaCGGGGATGCTTTGCCAGGGATCCCGGGGACTCTGCCCTTAATACGGCAAGGTGCTGTCATTACTCAGCTAATAAAATGACCTGAAGGTGTTGGTATTGCGAGTTTTCATCGCCCCACCTCCAGTTCAAAAGCTGAGACCCTTTTTCTGTTCCGGGCACTCACGTCCCATCTCCGTCCAGAAGTCGCCGGGTGCTTGGAGCTTCCTCTGAGttccagcccctgcccgcctAGTGGGCCACGGTGCTGTCGCTGACCGTCTGTGCCTCTCTGTCCCACCCCAGTATGAAAATGACTCGGCCCTGAACCTGTATGAGACCTGCAAGGTGCGGACCGTGAAGGCAGGCACGCTGGAGAAGCTGGTGGAGCACCTGGTGCCCGCCTTCCAGGGCAGCGACCTCTCCTATGTCACCATCTTCCTGTGCACCTACCGAGCCTTCACCACCACCCAGCGGGTCCTGGACCTGCTGTTCCAAAGGTGAGCGCCCCGCCCACCCACTGGCTGTGTGTCTTGGGAATGTcgctttacctctctgagcctcagtttactcacgTGAAGGCCGGGCTGCCAGGACTGTTGGATAAGCATGGACAGTGCGGCCCCGCGCCCGGCCCTGTGGAAAGGGCTGCTGAGGGCTGGGGTGGTTTTAATTAAGGTTTTCCTCTGCCCCATGGAGAAGCTCTCTGCTTCCAGCCGCTGGGCAGAATAGTTTTCCCGTTTGTAAAGGAGGTTCCAGATTCTGTCTCAGGGGTCCCTCCTGGGAGtagccagggcagggctggctgggggcCGGCTGAGGGCCCAGGCCCACTCGGGCATCTGTAAGGTGCTGGTTGGGCTCATTCGTTCAGCAAATACATACGaagcgcctactgtgtgcaggcACTTTTCTAGGCACTTGGCTTAATTCAGTGAACGGTGCAGACAAAAATCCCCGCCCTCCCGGGCTTCCATCCTAGCCGGGGGGTCAGCCAGTAACACTAGACGTCATAGCAGGTACGGTAGATGTGACGCCCTCACGGCCTCCTCTAGATACGGGTGCATCCTCCCTTATTCCAGCGAGGACGGCGGACCTCAGGACCAACTGAAAAAGTGAGTAGACTTTGGGtctgatgggaggggctgggcagaACCCTGGCTGCCACGTATCTTGTGATTCCCGCTGGAGGGCTGAGGTCTGGGGGCTTCTCCTGCAGGAGGAAAGGAGTCAGAGAGCTGTGGCTGGGGTCCCATGTCcccagggagcagaggggaggctgggggctcAGAGCCGGCCCCTGAGAACATCCATCCCCCCTCAGATCCGGGGCCCAGGACAGGAGGTGTGGGGGGCAAGCTGCTGACACTTCAGCCTCGCAGCCCAGTGTGAGTGCTCAGCTGGGGCTCACGGGAGCTCAGTCAGGGTCAGGGGGCTGGCTACATCCCCACCACCAAGAATAGCGTCCCTGGGAGGACGAGACCCGCACTCCGGTGCACAGACCAAGGCAGCCGTCGGTGCGCGAGCTTCCGGTTCAGGTGCGCGAGGCCCGTGAAGGCCGGGCAGGGGCACACTCTGcttgtcccctcctccctcccctgtttATGCAGCGCCTACTGTGTGCGGCCAGGCCAGCGCGACGAACAGAGCGGGCcggccctccctgccctcctgcagtTTCCTTCCCAGTGGGGAGGGcccagggggctgggggcagacagGAGAGAGTCAGGCTCCCCCGAGGAAGGGAGAGGTGGTCACCAGGGACGGAGGGCCCCTTCCTACCAGGCCTGCCCCCGCCTGGCAGCCCAGTGCgggtggggcaggggcgggcCCAGAAGCCCATCCCCCATGAGGGAGCCAGGGGAGGGCCGCGTGGAAGGAAAGGCCAGGCCCCTGACTGCTGCCCGCCCGCCTGCCCCCAGTGCCGTCTCCTCCATCCTGGGCACCTGGCTGGACCAGTACTCCGAGGACTTCTGTCAGCCCCCGGACTTCCCGTGCCTCAAGCAGCTGGTGGCCTACGTGCAGCTCAACATGCCCGGCTCCGACCTGGAGCGCCGCGCCCACCTTCTCCTGGCCCAGCTGGAGCGCACAGAGCTCACCAAGGCAGAGCCAGAGGGTGAGGAGCGGGGTCGGTGCTGGACACGCAGGAGTCCCCGGGGCTGCCTCAGACCGCCCACGTGGGGACCACTGGCGGGGAGACGTCCTGGGGTGCTTCTTGAGCTGAAGCTTCTCTGGAAGGCAGTGATGTGGTTTCTGTCCTGGAAAAAAAGGCAGGCGTGTTGCTGAGCTCCGCTCTTCTTTGCAGCTCTGGCTCCAGCTCTGAAGCCAACTGCAGCCCTCGAGCCAGTGCCGGCTCCAGCTCTAGCACCCAGGCCGGTGCCAGGTCCAGACCTCGAGCCAGCTCTGGGACCAGCACCAGCTCCAGCCACAGAGCCTTCCTGGCCTTCGCCCGTGGCTGCAGAGAACGGGCTGGGTGAGGAGAAGCCTCACCTCCTGGCGTTCCCGCCCAACCTGGTGGCAGAGCAGTTCACGCTGATGGACGCGGTAGGCAGCTCGTCTCAGCAGGGCGGGCAGGGGTGCACCTTCCTTCAGGCGTCTGCCCTGCCCTGTCCAGAGCTGATGTCCTGCCCCAAAGCCCATGACAAACCGCGTCACCTGGGCAGGTCTCCTCACCCGAAGGCCTCGACTCCCCTCCAGGCTGTGGACCCAGGCCCCATCCCTCGCACACGGTGTCTGGGTGGAATGAGGTGGAGCGGTAGAAAGCTGGGCGGGGTCTGGCCCACCTGGTAGCGGACGGTCGCTCACTCCGTGGTccgccccccctgccccccacgtcTGCTGAGGAGGCCTCACCAGCTTCGGCACTTAGCAGGCACCTGGTGCGTGCTAGAAGCCGTGGCAGACGCAGCCTCTGGTTGTAGTGCCCACGTGAAGGGGCATCTGGACAGGGGGCAGGCCTGAGGCATGACCAAGGGCTAGAAGCACCACCTGTATGGGCAGGTGTGAGCCGCATGTCGTGCTGGGAGTTGGGGTGGACTGGGGAAGGTGGCCACCTCTCTTTCCTGCCAGGGTCACTCTGGCTCACCTTGCGCTGGGTGCCCACAGTGGGCAGGGAACAAAACCCAGAGACACCACCTCCCCGCGCCTCCCCCGGCCGGGCTCGAGCCGCCTCCCCGGCTTCCAGAGCTCCAGCTCTGACCAGTGACCCTGccgaggcctgggggtggggctggggggactgTGGGCGTTGAGCTGGGGTGCAGCAGTGCCGGCTGACCTTCCCCTTGCCCCCAGGAGCTGTTCAAGAAGGTGGTGCCCTACCACTGCCTGGGCTCCATCTGGTCTCAGCGGGACAAGAGGGGCAAGGAACACCTGGCTCCCACCGTCCGTGCCACCGTCGCCCAGTTCAACAGTGTGGCCAACTGCGTCATCACCACCTGCCTCGGGGACCGGAGCGTGACGGCCCGCGCCAGGGCCCGGGTGTTGGAGCACTGGATCGAGGTGGCCCGGGTACGCGGCCGCCAAGGGCCCGGGGAGCCCTTTCTGCCCCTGAGTTGATCTCATCCGACCCCAGGAGCACCTCCCGGGGCGTCTGTCCCATCCGGGAGGGGGGTGCCCCCCTAAGAGGGACTGAAGCTGGAGCAGGCGGGAGCTCGGCCCCCTCTCACAGcctggcccctccctcccaggagtGCCGGGTCCTCAAGAACTTTTCGTCCCTCTACGCCATCCTCTCGGCTCTGCAGAGCAACTCCATCCACCGGCTGAAGAAGACGTGGGAAGAAGTTTCCAGGTGGGCAGGCTTCTCCCTGGAGGAGCTCCAGGGTGGACCTGGGGCCTTCCACGGGGCTGGGTGCTGCCTGGAACCTGCCCAGGGACAGCGCATCCTGGGGGCGGGGTCTCTCAGGGCCAGCAGTTCCGCCTCAGGACCCGGTCTCTTTCTCTGGCAGGTACTGGCTTGAGCCACGTTGGGGATTTCATGTGTCTACTTCACCCACACGACTCTGTGCGCTTAAAATCAGAACTGGCCAAAACAGAGCCACTCAGTCGACTGGGAATGGGGTTCCCCGGTGACCCACATGagacccacccctccaggcctaCCGAGCCCTTAGGGTCCAGCAGAACTCTGTTTGGAAACCACCCATCCAGGCAGTTGGGGTCTCTGGGTCCTCAAATGTTTTTGCCCCCGCACCCCTCCCCACCatgccttcctttctccttccttcccccagggACAGCCTCCGCATCTTTCAGAAGCTGTCGGAGATTTTCTCAGATGAGAACAACTACTCCCTAAGCAGAGAGCTGCTCATCAAGGTAGAGTCCCGGGGCTCGGGGTGGAGGGGCTTATGTTCCCACTGAAAGTTTCTTCGAAAACTTCTCATGAGATCTGTCGGGTCTGTGGGCAGGTGGGGGGCAGTTTGGGAGATGGGAGGCCCTAGTACAGGGATGGAGCAGGGCAGCTGGGCTGTCCTAGAGCTGCGGGCAGGTGAGGGGCAGGATTAGAGTCTCCTGGGTCCTCACTGGTCCCTCACCCGGCACTCGGGGTGGATGAGGTCAAGGGTGAGGGTCTCTTCCTTCCCCAGACCAGCCTAGCCTGTCCCCACAAAGCCAGGCCCTGCTGTTCCTGTCTGCGCTGACCTCCGAGGGCCAGGCACCCCGCCTGCCCAGGGATGGCACTGCAGGGGCCGCCCAGCCATCGTCCAAATGAGCAGACCAGGAGGTAgatctgggggctgggggctcttccctctgcctcagggCAGACACTGCAAAGGAATCCAGGGACTCTTCTCAGAGtctcaccacagggcctttggTGGCCGTGACAAATGGCCCAGACAGCTTGTGCCAAGTGCACAGGGGTGCTGATGCATTCACAGGGGTCCTTCCCCGGAAACTTCCATACAAAGAGGAAGCAAAGTGTCACCACCCGgtgctcccagcagccccagctcACCCTCTCAGAGGTGGCACCAAGGAGACCCCTCCTGAGCGGCTGAAGGCAGAGCTCTGTGCAGGGGACATCCCGAGGGGCTCCGTGGGGTTGTGAAGGCCTTGGCGCGGCAGACACCCTGCTCAGCCAGGCCCCCCCAGACTCCCTGTCCCTCTCTCGATGGCTCGCCCGGCGGGGGGCCGGCACACACCAGAGGCTCTGAGCCCTTCTGAGGCTCATTCAGAGGCAAGGCAATGCctgtctctgggcttcagtttcctcatctggagagTGGGCAAATGCTGACCCCAGGGTGCCAACCTCACGGGGAGGCAGTGAGGTTCAAGGGGGAAGGGAAATCTCCTACCGTCCTGCAGAGACGGGGGGTCGGGGGGAACAGCACAGCCATGGTGATGGAGGTGTGGCGCTGAGTCCTTGGAGACCCCGAGGGGCAGGTGTAATCCTCATCTGTACTTTCCAAGGAGGCCGGGCTGCTGACCCACGTTCCCACACCCCGTGAGCACCCGAGCAGGGGTGCAGATCTAGGAATGGAGTACACTGGGGTGGCTGGAGCGTTTGCACCAGTCACCAGGGCCAAGGTCGTGTCTGCTGGTGGTTGATGGGGGGAGGGTCAGAAGGCCTCACCGACCCTGTCCTCGGCCCTGCAGGAGGGGACCTCCAAGTTTGCCACCCTGGAGATGAACCCCAAGAGAGCCCAGAGGCGGCCGAAGGAGGTGGTGAGTGTGCCcgaggctgggagaggaggggccgCCCCGAGCCCCCGCTCCTGTAGCTGCACTGCCTGACATGACCCTTAGACCGACCTACTCCGGGGCCTGGGGGCGCTGCGCCCTGAACAGCTGGTGTCGGGGGACTAGTAACCACCAGAGCAGGGGCCTGGAAGATCTGGGCCCAGTGGGGatttgggaggggggaggggccgggggccatAGATTTTGGAGATTTGCCAAATACCAAGCCTGCAAGGTGACTTGAGGGAGTTTGGGTCCATGCACGCTGGGAGGGGGACTGGGGGGAAAAGGCTAAAGGTCCCCAGGCTGCTCCAAGTGGGAGGCCTGAGTGGGGCTGAGGGGTTTTCAGGGGAGGGGCCTTGCTCATCagttcccccccgccccacccagtTGTCACAGGGTGTCATCCAGGGCACCGTCCCCTACCTGGGCACGTTCCTCACAGACCTGGTGATGCTGGACACTGCAATGAAGGACTATCTGTATGTGAGTCAGCCCAgggccggggttggggggggggggtcctgaGCCCCGAGCTCTCAGCAGAGGGTGCACCTCATCTTACGAGAGCCCCCTGGCCGCCCCTGTGTCCCGGGGACACCTGCCTATCTCGGCAGTGAGTGAACAGAGCTTGGTGCCCGCCTGGTGGGGCTCATCAGAGCTGCAAGGGGTTTGACCCAGCAGGACACAGCCCCGCCCTCAGGTGGCGGCCAtgggtggagaggctgggccctcCAGGGTCAGGCACACGTGGCCAACCTGGCCTTCCTGCCCAAGGCCTCAGTCTCTCTAACTGTCCTCAGACCCCTGAGCCGCGgcgcccctcccaccccgccccggcaCCCCGGCCCCACCCAGGTCCAGGTGTGTGCTGTGCTGCCCCCTGGTGTGTGCTCTGGGTAGTGCAGCCTGAGACCCGTGAGGGGCGGTCATGGGCTAGGGGACACTTTCTGATGGACGCTGGCCGTGTGCTTTCCAGGGGAGACTGATCAACTTcgagaagaggaggaaggtgaGCAGACGCAGCCTCACGGGAAGGGGG
The Phocoena sinus isolate mPhoSin1 chromosome 6, mPhoSin1.pri, whole genome shotgun sequence DNA segment above includes these coding regions:
- the RALGDS gene encoding ral guanine nucleotide dissociation stimulator isoform X3, whose translation is MMAQEARPAEPRGRKGWVFLACVSGVTTRQRVVARRAALQSPTPWPKTPLPAPATESSTQEIGEELVNGVIYSISLRKVQVHHGANKGQRWLGYENDSALNLYETCKVRTVKAGTLEKLVEHLVPAFQGSDLSYVTIFLCTYRAFTTTQRVLDLLFQSRYGRCDALTASSRYGCILPYSSEDGGPQDQLKNAVSSILGTWLDQYSEDFCQPPDFPCLKQLVAYVQLNMPGSDLERRAHLLLAQLERTELTKAEPEALAPALKPTAALEPVPAPALAPRPVPGPDLEPALGPAPAPATEPSWPSPVAAENGLGEEKPHLLAFPPNLVAEQFTLMDAELFKKVVPYHCLGSIWSQRDKRGKEHLAPTVRATVAQFNSVANCVITTCLGDRSVTARARARVLEHWIEVARECRVLKNFSSLYAILSALQSNSIHRLKKTWEEVSRDSLRIFQKLSEIFSDENNYSLSRELLIKEGTSKFATLEMNPKRAQRRPKEVLSQGVIQGTVPYLGTFLTDLVMLDTAMKDYLYGRLINFEKRRKEFEVIAQIKLLQSACNNYSIAAEEHFGAWFRAMERLSEADSYSLSCELEPPSESASNTLKVKKSTAIVKRWSDRQAPSTELSTGSSYHSKSCDQLRCGPYLSSGDIADALSVHSAGSSSSDVEEITMSFVPESPDGQEKKFWECTSQSSPETSGISSASSSTSSSSASTTPVATTRTHKRSVSGVCGYSSSLPLYNQQVGDCCIIRVSLDVDNGNMYKSILVTSQDKAPAVIRKAMDKHNLDEDEPEDYELVQVISDDRKLKIPDNANVFYAMNSTANYDFVLKKRTFTKGAKVRHGASSTLPRMKQKGLKIAKGIF
- the RALGDS gene encoding ral guanine nucleotide dissociation stimulator isoform X8, whose protein sequence is MVQRMWAEAAGPAGGAEPLFPGSRRSRSVWDAVRLEVGGPDSCPVVLHSFTQLDPDLPRLESSTQEIGEELVNGVIYSISLRKVQVHHGANKGQRWLGYENDSALNLYETCKVRTVKAGTLEKLVEHLVPAFQGSDLSYVTIFLCTYRAFTTTQRVLDLLFQSRYGRCDALTASSRYGCILPYSSEDGGPQDQLKNAVSSILGTWLDQYSEDFCQPPDFPCLKQLVAYVQLNMPGSDLERRAHLLLAQLERTELTKAEPEALAPALKPTAALEPVPAPALAPRPVPGPDLEPALGPAPAPATEPSWPSPVAAENGLGEEKPHLLAFPPNLVAEQFTLMDAELFKKVVPYHCLGSIWSQRDKRGKEHLAPTVRATVAQFNSVANCVITTCLGDRSVTARARARVLEHWIEVARECRVLKNFSSLYAILSALQSNSIHRLKKTWEEVSRDSLRIFQKLSEIFSDENNYSLSRELLIKEGTSKFATLEMNPKRAQRRPKEVLSQGVIQGTVPYLGTFLTDLVMLDTAMKDYLYGRLINFEKRRKEFEVIAQIKLLQSACNNYSIAAEEHFGAWFRAMERLSEADSYSLSCELEPPSESASNTLKVKKSTAIVKRWSDRQAPSTELSTGSSYHSKSCDQLRCGPYLSSGDIADALSVHSAGSSSSDVEEITMSFVPESPDGQEKKQVGDCCIIRVSLDVDNGNMYKSILVTSQDKAPAVIRKAMDKHNLDEDEPEDYELVQVISDDRKLKIPDNANVFYAMNSTANYDFVLKKRTFTKGAKVRHGASSTLPRMKQKGLKIAKGIF